In Macadamia integrifolia cultivar HAES 741 chromosome 13, SCU_Mint_v3, whole genome shotgun sequence, one DNA window encodes the following:
- the LOC122058790 gene encoding DNA repair RAD52-like protein 1, mitochondrial: protein MASSLMRSLLRASSRRSLTSSSAPKLSQWGSSHFYSKVSSSAKEKEKEERVVVPEVEPEVSDVPTSGISRPLWEILRELNKRVPDTLVRVRMEDGFAAKYVPWHVVNRIMNLHAPEWSGEVRSITYSADGKSVSVVYRVTLYGTDAEIYRESTGTASVNDTSYGDPVQKAEAMAFRRACARLGLGLHLYHEDLS from the exons ATGGCGTCGTCTCTCATGAGATCGTTGCTCAGAGCTTCCAGTCGTCGTTCTTtaacttcttcttctgctcCGAAGTTGTCACAGTGGGGTTCTTCTCACTTTTATTCGAAGGTTTCTTCTTCagctaaagagaaggaaaaagaggagagagtaGTAGTTCCGGAAGTAGAACCAGAAGTCTCAGATGTACCAACTTCTGGAATTAGTCGTCCATTGTGGGAAATACTCAGAGAACTGAATAAACGAGTTCCAGATACTCTCGTCAGAGTCCGAATGGAAGATGGGTTCGCCGCTAAGTACGTTCCCTG GCATGTTGTGAATCGGATTATGAACTTACATGCTCCAG AATGGTCTGGCGAGGTTCGAAGCATCACctattctgctgatggcaagtCTGTCTCAGTTGTTTATCGTGTAACCCTCTATGGGACTGATGCAGAG ATTTATAGGGAATCTACTGGGACTGCCTCTGTTAATGATACAAGTTATGGAGACCCTGTTCAAAAGGCGGAAGCAATGGCATTTCGTCGAGCTTGTGCACGTTTGGGGCTTGGGCTTCATCTCTATCATGAAGACTTGTCATAG
- the LOC122060043 gene encoding mitotic spindle checkpoint protein MAD1-like isoform X1: protein MIIRTPPARKRKVDSSPDTAAAVAYETPVAASNRPLVIYEDPVPESSHGHDPSEQMLCTYQCRQMVKSEFLDALGSAEKQVHDYQSRLEALNDDLSKAEAEKKKFRDKFYYAEQELAAAKGREEALQEQLLKEVKDSWERLEKQIQSYSELEVKFQKEGDLRKNAELKVASAEEKASLLEEKLSHLSYSIKREKNHLNNELLQLEGEAKSSVSRISSDLEWMECRAKNAEKESELLKQQLEELKEQLNECLHQKNEENRLLNFSSSSGEVNHADTNVLVKHLQEELRSYVSFLLHYYSFS, encoded by the exons ATGATCATCAGGACTCCTCCTGCCAGGAAACGAAAGGTTGATTCAAGCCCGGATACTGCTGCTGCCGTCGCTTACGAAACCCCCGTAGCTGCTTCCAATCGCCCTCTCGTGATATATGAGGACCCCGTGCCGGAATCCTCTCACGGTCATGACCCCTCTGAGCAGATGCTCTGCACTTACCAATGCCGTCAGATG GTTAAATCAGAGTTTTTGGATGCATTGGGAAGTGCAGAGAAGCAAGTACATGATTATCAATCTAGATTGGAGGCACTAAATGATGACCTTTCCAAGGCAG AAGCTGAGAAGAAGAAATTCCGAGATAAGTTCTATTATGCAGAACAAGAACTTGCTGCTGCCAAAGGGCGTGAGGAGGCACTTCAAGAGCAGCTCTTGAAGGAGGTCAAAGATTCTTGGGAACGACTTGAAAAACAAATACAATCTTACAGTGAACTTGAG GTAAAGTTCCAAAAAGAAGGGGACCTTCGCAAGAATGCTGAGCTGAAAGTAGCTTCTGCTGAAGAAAAAGCTAGCTTACTCGAGGAAAAACTCAGCCATCTTTCTTACAgcataaaaagagagaaaaaccaTCTTAATAATGAGCTCCTACAGTTAGAAGGAGAGGCAAAGAGTTCTGTTTCTCGAATAAGTTCAGAT CTGGAATGGATGGAATGCAGAGCAAAGAACGCAGAAAAAGAATCAGAGCTGCTGAAGCAGCAGCTGGAAGAACTTAAAGAACAGCTGAATGAG TGTCTGCATCAGAAAAATGAAGAGAAtagattattaaatttctcatcATCATCAGGGGAAGTCAATCATGCAGATACCAATGTCTTGGTGAAGCATCTGCAAGAAGAGCTTAGGAGCTATGTAAGTTTTTTGTTACATTATTActctttttcctaa
- the LOC122060043 gene encoding mitotic spindle checkpoint protein MAD1-like isoform X2 codes for MIIRTPPARKRKVDSSPDTAAAVAYETPVAASNRPLVIYEDPVPESSHGHDPSEQMLCTYQCRQMVKSEFLDALGSAEKQVHDYQSRLEALNDDLSKAEAEKKKFRDKFYYAEQELAAAKGREEALQEQLLKEVKDSWERLEKQIQSYSELEVKFQKEGDLRKNAELKVASAEEKASLLEEKLSHLSYSIKREKNHLNNELLQLEGEAKSSVSRISSDSKERRKRIRAAEAAAGRT; via the exons ATGATCATCAGGACTCCTCCTGCCAGGAAACGAAAGGTTGATTCAAGCCCGGATACTGCTGCTGCCGTCGCTTACGAAACCCCCGTAGCTGCTTCCAATCGCCCTCTCGTGATATATGAGGACCCCGTGCCGGAATCCTCTCACGGTCATGACCCCTCTGAGCAGATGCTCTGCACTTACCAATGCCGTCAGATG GTTAAATCAGAGTTTTTGGATGCATTGGGAAGTGCAGAGAAGCAAGTACATGATTATCAATCTAGATTGGAGGCACTAAATGATGACCTTTCCAAGGCAG AAGCTGAGAAGAAGAAATTCCGAGATAAGTTCTATTATGCAGAACAAGAACTTGCTGCTGCCAAAGGGCGTGAGGAGGCACTTCAAGAGCAGCTCTTGAAGGAGGTCAAAGATTCTTGGGAACGACTTGAAAAACAAATACAATCTTACAGTGAACTTGAG GTAAAGTTCCAAAAAGAAGGGGACCTTCGCAAGAATGCTGAGCTGAAAGTAGCTTCTGCTGAAGAAAAAGCTAGCTTACTCGAGGAAAAACTCAGCCATCTTTCTTACAgcataaaaagagagaaaaaccaTCTTAATAATGAGCTCCTACAGTTAGAAGGAGAGGCAAAGAGTTCTGTTTCTCGAATAAGTTCAGAT AGCAAAGAACGCAGAAAAAGAATCAGAGCTGCTGAAGCAGCAGCTGGAAGAACTTAA